The following are from one region of the Bradyrhizobium septentrionale genome:
- a CDS encoding ATP-dependent helicase, with amino-acid sequence MPELANTAYLDALNSEQRRAVEHGIGKDCIVGAPLLVIAGAGSGKTNTLAHRVAHLIVAGADPCRILLMTFSRRAAAEMAGRVERIARRVLGDRASIMTDALSWAGTFHGIGARLLREFAERIALEPIFTIHDREDSADLMNLVRHDLGFSRTESRFPTKGTCLAIYSRCVNAEMPIEAVLGQFFPWCAGWAGELKQLFAAYVEAKQRQNVLDYDDLLLYWAQMVTDTALAEEIGGRFDHVMVDEYQDTNRLQSSILLALKPGGRGLTVVGDDAQSIYSFRAATVRNILDFPSQFSPAAEIVTLDRNYRSTQPILSAANGVISLAKERFTKNLWTDRTSTRKPLLVTIRDEADQARYIVEQVLANREEGALLKHQAVLFRTSSHSGPLEVELTRRNIPFVKFGGLKFLDAAHVKDMLALLRFTANPRDRVAGFRILHLLPGVGPASAQRVLDCMAEAADPIAALAELPATPRAGADWRLFVEAIENLRYSEWPVDIERARHWYEPHLDRIHEDSEVRRADLIQLEQIAAGYPSRERFLTELTLDPPDATSDQAGVPLLDEDYLILSTIHSAKGQEWKSVYLLNVVDGCMPSDLGAGTSAELEEERRLLYVAMTRAKDDLHLLVPQRFFVHGQAAKGDRHMYASRTRFIPERLLPMFERTTWPRAAAAQAAAASRAPPIDIGARMRGMWR; translated from the coding sequence GTGCCTGAACTTGCCAACACAGCCTATCTCGATGCGCTCAATTCCGAGCAGCGCCGTGCGGTCGAGCACGGGATCGGTAAGGATTGCATCGTCGGCGCCCCGCTGCTGGTGATCGCGGGCGCGGGCTCCGGCAAGACCAACACGCTCGCCCATCGCGTCGCGCATCTGATCGTCGCAGGCGCCGATCCCTGTCGCATCCTGCTGATGACCTTTTCGCGGCGAGCCGCCGCCGAAATGGCCGGCCGCGTCGAGCGCATCGCACGGCGCGTGCTCGGCGATCGCGCCTCCATCATGACCGATGCGCTGAGCTGGGCCGGCACGTTCCACGGCATCGGCGCGCGGCTGCTGCGGGAATTCGCCGAACGCATCGCCCTCGAGCCGATCTTCACGATCCATGATCGGGAGGACTCCGCCGACCTGATGAACTTGGTCCGCCACGACCTCGGTTTCTCCCGCACCGAAAGCCGGTTTCCCACCAAGGGCACCTGCCTTGCGATCTATTCGCGCTGCGTGAACGCCGAGATGCCGATTGAAGCCGTGCTCGGTCAGTTCTTCCCCTGGTGCGCCGGCTGGGCCGGCGAATTGAAGCAGTTGTTCGCTGCCTATGTCGAAGCCAAGCAACGGCAGAACGTGCTCGATTACGATGACCTCCTGCTCTATTGGGCGCAGATGGTGACGGACACGGCATTGGCCGAGGAGATCGGCGGCCGCTTCGACCATGTGATGGTCGACGAATATCAGGACACCAACCGCCTGCAGTCCTCCATCCTGCTTGCGCTCAAGCCCGGGGGGCGCGGGCTCACCGTGGTCGGCGACGACGCGCAGTCGATCTATTCGTTCCGTGCCGCCACCGTGCGCAACATCCTCGACTTCCCGTCGCAGTTCAGCCCGGCAGCCGAGATCGTCACGCTCGACCGCAACTATCGCTCGACGCAGCCGATCCTGTCGGCAGCCAATGGCGTGATCTCGCTCGCCAAGGAACGCTTCACCAAGAACCTGTGGACCGACCGCACCTCGACCCGCAAGCCGCTGCTCGTCACGATCCGCGACGAGGCCGATCAGGCGCGCTACATCGTCGAGCAGGTGCTGGCCAACCGCGAAGAAGGCGCGCTGCTCAAGCACCAGGCGGTGCTGTTCCGCACCTCCTCGCACAGCGGACCGCTCGAGGTCGAGCTGACCCGCCGCAATATTCCGTTCGTGAAATTCGGCGGGCTCAAATTCCTCGATGCTGCACACGTCAAGGACATGCTGGCGCTGCTGCGCTTCACCGCCAATCCGCGCGACCGGGTCGCGGGCTTTCGGATCCTGCATCTGTTGCCCGGCGTCGGGCCGGCCTCGGCGCAGCGCGTGCTCGACTGCATGGCCGAGGCCGCCGATCCGATCGCAGCGCTCGCAGAACTGCCCGCCACGCCCCGCGCCGGTGCCGACTGGCGGCTGTTCGTCGAGGCCATCGAGAACCTCCGCTATTCGGAATGGCCTGTTGACATCGAGCGCGCGCGCCACTGGTACGAGCCGCATCTCGACCGCATCCACGAGGATAGCGAGGTCCGCCGCGCCGACCTTATCCAACTTGAGCAGATTGCCGCCGGCTATCCGTCACGCGAACGCTTCCTCACCGAGCTCACACTCGATCCGCCGGACGCGACCAGCGACCAGGCCGGCGTGCCGCTGCTCGACGAGGATTACCTGATCCTGTCGACGATCCACTCCGCCAAGGGGCAGGAATGGAAGTCCGTCTACCTGCTCAATGTCGTCGATGGCTGCATGCCCTCCGATCTCGGCGCCGGCACATCGGCGGAACTCGAGGAGGAGCGCCGCCTGCTCTATGTCGCCATGACCCGCGCCAAGGACGATCTGCATCTGTTGGTGCCGCAGCGCTTTTTCGTCCACGGCCAGGCGGCCAAGGGCGACCGCCACATGTACGCCTCGCGCACCCGTTTCATCCCGGAACGGCTCCTGCCGATGTTCGAGCGGACCACCTGGCCGCGCGCCGCCGCCGCGCAGGCCGCGGCCGCCAGCCGCGCGCCGCCGATCGACATCGGAGCCCGGATGCGCGGCATGTGGCGCTGA
- a CDS encoding adenylate/guanylate cyclase domain-containing protein has protein sequence MTPEPATICLGCWQNLHMPIPLRGPLSAPFRLFGVKPSRMNPNTCTLCEMAFSKIMKARAVTIDATILFADLRGYTTLTQTIAPDGLTSLLDAFYDDCAAAIWRYDGILNKTIGDAVFAIFNFPVRRDDHAVQALLAARDIQRRFQERHDALVRTIGAGDIEIGIGIGMDSGDTNFGEFGQTHRDLTAVGTVVNRAARAQAAAKSGEILVTTAVRERTGDMITAAGSDHALKGFDQPVRLFPA, from the coding sequence ATGACTCCGGAACCTGCAACGATCTGCCTCGGCTGCTGGCAAAACCTGCATATGCCGATTCCGCTGCGCGGCCCGTTGTCGGCGCCGTTCCGCCTGTTCGGCGTCAAGCCGAGCCGAATGAACCCGAACACGTGCACGCTCTGCGAGATGGCCTTCTCGAAGATCATGAAGGCGCGCGCCGTGACCATCGACGCCACCATCCTGTTTGCCGATCTGCGGGGCTACACCACGCTGACCCAGACCATCGCGCCGGACGGACTGACATCGCTGCTGGATGCGTTCTACGATGACTGCGCCGCCGCGATCTGGCGCTATGACGGCATTCTCAACAAGACGATCGGCGATGCCGTGTTCGCGATCTTCAACTTTCCGGTGCGGCGGGACGATCATGCGGTGCAGGCCTTGCTGGCCGCGCGCGACATCCAGCGCCGCTTCCAGGAAAGGCACGACGCGTTGGTGCGGACGATCGGCGCCGGCGACATCGAGATCGGCATCGGAATCGGGATGGACAGCGGGGATACCAATTTCGGTGAGTTCGGCCAGACCCACCGCGACCTGACGGCGGTCGGCACCGTCGTGAACCGCGCCGCGCGCGCCCAGGCGGCGGCGAAATCCGGCGAGATCCTGGTCACGACGGCGGTGCGGGAACGAACCGGCGACATGATCACGGCAGCCGGTTCCGATCACGCGCTGAAGGGCTTCGACCAGCCCGTCAGATTGTTCCCTGCGTGA
- a CDS encoding PilZ domain-containing protein: MDEKRRHPRTEVNEPGYVSSGGSVMHCTIVNISPEGAAIEVENSAFVPHRFRLVMAKDASVVYECQVVWSKKTRIGLSFVTPT; encoded by the coding sequence GTGGACGAAAAGCGCAGGCATCCGCGAACCGAGGTCAATGAACCCGGCTATGTCTCGTCGGGCGGTTCGGTCATGCATTGCACGATCGTGAACATTTCGCCGGAGGGAGCCGCGATCGAAGTCGAGAATTCAGCCTTCGTCCCGCATCGCTTCCGCCTGGTGATGGCCAAGGACGCCTCTGTTGTCTATGAGTGCCAGGTGGTCTGGAGCAAGAAGACGCGGATCGGACTGAGCTTCGTGACGCCGACCTGA
- a CDS encoding MFS transporter, producing the protein MFEILDRRTTLTGNQIKILAAAIIGDALEFFDYFLIGFVLAFLIGPWKLTFGQSATVLMSSGIGAIIGAYLWGWLADRIGRRIVFIGTVLNFSIATGLLYFTPDNGWVYLAILRFFVGVGVGGLYCVDLPLVQEFMPSHKRGWVGGLVTCVIPLGVGLGAVLGAIMGTDQWRLLFAIGVLPAVLVLLVRLWVPESPRWLCRQGRYDEARKSLAWALQVQPSELPLPSAADAGPIVKTSWFDLFKYPRSLIVSWLGNAGAQTGVYGITLWAPALFVLLLRVTPQEAAKMMILLSVTGFLGRISFSWFSELLGRRVAGGLLGLGAGALTIIAGYHYDVTLFGMSAFWLLLAAAFFFADGGFAIVGPYAAEVWPSHLRTTGMGSAYGFGGIGKIIGPVGLALIVGSNNYLKPDVPLTQIPTAFVYLGCWFLMAGAVYLFFGLETRGKSIEQIDKELNATADVAASATIRRA; encoded by the coding sequence ATGTTCGAGATTCTCGATCGCCGGACGACTCTGACCGGCAACCAGATCAAGATCCTTGCGGCGGCCATCATCGGCGATGCGCTGGAATTCTTCGACTACTTCCTGATCGGCTTTGTGCTCGCGTTCCTGATCGGACCGTGGAAACTCACTTTTGGCCAATCGGCCACCGTGCTGATGAGTTCCGGCATCGGCGCCATCATCGGCGCGTATCTCTGGGGCTGGCTCGCCGACCGGATCGGCCGCCGCATCGTCTTCATCGGCACCGTTCTGAACTTCTCGATCGCGACCGGCCTGCTCTATTTCACGCCCGACAATGGCTGGGTCTATCTCGCAATCCTGCGCTTCTTCGTCGGCGTCGGCGTCGGCGGCCTCTATTGTGTCGACCTGCCGCTGGTGCAGGAGTTCATGCCTTCGCACAAGCGCGGCTGGGTCGGCGGGCTCGTGACCTGCGTGATCCCGCTCGGCGTCGGTCTTGGCGCGGTGCTGGGGGCGATCATGGGCACTGATCAGTGGCGGCTGCTGTTTGCGATCGGCGTGCTGCCGGCGGTCCTGGTGCTGCTGGTCCGGCTCTGGGTTCCGGAATCGCCGCGCTGGCTATGCCGGCAAGGACGCTATGACGAAGCCCGCAAATCGCTCGCCTGGGCCCTGCAGGTTCAGCCGTCCGAACTGCCATTGCCGAGCGCGGCCGACGCCGGTCCGATCGTCAAGACGAGTTGGTTCGACCTGTTCAAATATCCGCGCAGCCTGATCGTCTCCTGGCTTGGCAATGCCGGCGCGCAGACCGGCGTCTACGGCATCACACTCTGGGCGCCCGCGCTGTTCGTGCTGCTCCTGAGGGTGACGCCGCAGGAGGCCGCCAAGATGATGATCCTGCTCAGCGTCACCGGTTTCCTCGGCCGCATCTCGTTCTCCTGGTTCTCGGAACTGCTGGGACGACGCGTCGCCGGCGGCCTGCTCGGCTTGGGGGCCGGGGCGCTGACGATCATTGCCGGCTATCACTACGACGTGACGCTGTTCGGGATGTCGGCGTTCTGGCTGCTGCTCGCTGCCGCCTTCTTCTTCGCCGACGGCGGCTTTGCGATCGTCGGCCCCTATGCGGCCGAGGTCTGGCCGTCGCACCTGCGCACCACGGGCATGGGGTCGGCCTATGGCTTCGGCGGCATCGGCAAGATCATCGGGCCGGTCGGGCTTGCCCTGATCGTCGGCTCCAACAACTATCTCAAGCCGGACGTGCCGCTAACCCAGATCCCGACCGCCTTCGTCTATCTCGGCTGCTGGTTCCTGATGGCGGGCGCCGTTTATCTGTTCTTTGGGCTAGAGACCCGGGGCAAGTCGATCGAGCAGATCGACAAGGAGCTCAACGCGACCGCTGACGTCGCGGCGTCCGCAACGATCCGGCGCGCCTGA
- a CDS encoding acyl-CoA dehydrogenase family protein has translation MSVTSADLAGDRDVIARAEAIRGAVAAASDDIEMTRRLPPDLLDRLHEARLFRLLLPRSTNGTETDPVTFFHVIETIAKGDASTAWCLSQAGGCAMSAAYLDLPVAQEVFADPRAVLAWGPGPKVKAIECEGGYRVTGVWSFASGGRHATWLGAHCPVYAADGAPRRDANGEQVERTMLVRTEHVEWTDIWNTVGLRGTASDQFALDDFFVRSDHSITREFDRECRENGPLYRMSNHTCYQIGFAGVACGIARSALDNFVDVARNKVPRGMKKTLRDNAVVQSGLAQAEVNLRAARAFLLQSMADIWKDLVAGTSITVAQRMTIRMAATHAIHKAREAVDFAYNAAGATAIFDGHPLERRFRDIHTVTQQLQGRFSHFETVGAWMLGVDADLSFV, from the coding sequence ATGAGCGTGACTTCTGCCGATCTTGCCGGCGATCGCGACGTGATCGCCCGCGCCGAGGCGATCAGGGGCGCGGTTGCGGCCGCCTCCGACGATATCGAGATGACGCGCCGCCTGCCGCCCGATTTGCTCGACCGGCTGCATGAGGCCCGGCTGTTCCGCCTGCTGCTGCCGCGGTCGACCAATGGGACCGAGACCGATCCCGTCACCTTCTTCCATGTCATTGAGACCATCGCCAAAGGCGATGCCTCGACGGCGTGGTGCCTGAGCCAGGCCGGCGGCTGTGCGATGTCGGCCGCCTATCTCGACCTGCCGGTCGCGCAGGAGGTGTTCGCCGACCCACGCGCGGTACTCGCCTGGGGTCCCGGCCCGAAGGTCAAGGCGATCGAGTGCGAAGGCGGCTACCGCGTCACCGGGGTCTGGTCGTTTGCCTCCGGCGGGCGGCACGCCACCTGGCTCGGCGCCCACTGCCCTGTCTATGCCGCCGACGGCGCGCCGCGCCGTGACGCCAATGGCGAGCAGGTCGAACGCACCATGCTGGTGCGCACCGAACACGTCGAATGGACCGACATCTGGAACACGGTCGGGCTGCGCGGCACCGCCAGCGACCAGTTCGCGCTCGACGACTTCTTCGTCCGCTCCGACCACTCGATCACCCGCGAATTCGACCGCGAATGCCGCGAGAATGGCCCGCTGTACCGGATGAGCAACCACACCTGCTATCAGATCGGCTTTGCCGGGGTCGCCTGCGGCATTGCCCGCAGCGCGCTGGACAATTTCGTCGATGTCGCCCGCAACAAGGTGCCGCGCGGCATGAAGAAGACGCTGCGCGACAATGCGGTCGTGCAATCCGGCCTCGCCCAGGCCGAAGTCAATCTGCGGGCGGCGCGCGCGTTCCTGCTGCAGTCGATGGCCGACATCTGGAAGGATCTGGTTGCCGGGACCAGCATCACGGTCGCGCAGCGGATGACGATCCGGATGGCGGCAACGCATGCCATCCACAAGGCGCGGGAGGCGGTCGACTTCGCCTACAATGCCGCCGGCGCCACCGCGATCTTCGACGGCCATCCTCTCGAGCGGCGCTTCCGCGACATCCACACCGTGACCCAGCAATTGCAGGGCCGGTTCAGCCATTTCGAGACCGTCGGCGCCTGGATGCTCGGCGTCGATGCCGACCTCAGCTTCGTTTAA
- a CDS encoding VOC family protein has protein sequence MPLGGLQHFTIEPQDLEKTKEFYCDVLGLENGDRPPLDFPGYWLYSGGQATVHLMGTRKPRDGIVVRGTEKKYEDTGRLDHIAFAASDVDGVRKRLQGKKVQFREQIVPRTGDTQIFLYDPDGVGVELNFPKS, from the coding sequence ATGCCACTGGGTGGACTACAGCATTTCACCATCGAACCGCAGGACCTGGAGAAGACCAAGGAGTTCTATTGCGATGTGCTCGGGCTCGAGAATGGCGATCGGCCGCCGCTCGATTTTCCCGGCTACTGGCTCTATTCCGGCGGCCAGGCCACTGTCCATTTGATGGGCACCCGCAAGCCGCGCGACGGCATCGTGGTGCGCGGCACCGAGAAGAAATATGAGGACACCGGCCGCCTCGACCACATCGCCTTCGCCGCGTCCGACGTCGACGGGGTGCGCAAGCGGCTGCAGGGCAAGAAGGTTCAATTCCGCGAGCAGATCGTGCCGCGCACCGGCGATACCCAAATCTTCCTCTACGATCCCGACGGCGTCGGCGTGGAGCTGAACTTCCCGAAGAGCTGA
- a CDS encoding Spy/CpxP family protein refolding chaperone: MLNPVAKLRAQWRLCTAVGAATVMLLAVPRIVDAQIVQGVEKGAREGNKAAGPVGGVLGGAIGGVVGVVTGVTGVFTGNNANSAPPSAANGKNAQAPAPGDKPGAKGTKSAKAAAKDKGAKQQTAVLTQDGAPQLTAEQMVANSDANIDRIKKELNLTPEQEKHWSGFNSAMHYLGHNGADRLNLRIARAQRDPPDDIIEQMRNEAQFLNDRAVDQRGVADAAEPLFASLDDKQKQIFINEMVRLSHERGLD; encoded by the coding sequence ATGCTCAACCCGGTAGCGAAGCTGCGAGCACAATGGCGATTGTGCACCGCGGTTGGGGCCGCCACCGTCATGCTGCTCGCAGTGCCTCGTATCGTCGATGCGCAGATTGTGCAGGGCGTCGAGAAGGGCGCGCGCGAGGGCAACAAGGCGGCCGGACCGGTTGGCGGTGTTCTGGGCGGCGCGATCGGCGGCGTCGTCGGTGTGGTGACTGGCGTGACCGGCGTGTTCACCGGCAACAATGCCAACAGCGCGCCCCCCAGTGCCGCTAACGGCAAGAACGCGCAGGCCCCGGCCCCCGGTGACAAGCCGGGCGCCAAGGGCACCAAATCGGCCAAGGCCGCCGCCAAGGACAAGGGCGCGAAACAGCAGACGGCCGTGCTGACCCAGGATGGGGCGCCGCAGCTCACGGCCGAGCAGATGGTCGCCAACAGCGACGCCAACATCGATCGGATCAAGAAGGAGCTGAACCTGACGCCGGAGCAGGAGAAACACTGGTCCGGTTTCAACAGCGCGATGCACTATCTCGGCCACAACGGCGCGGACCGCCTCAATTTGCGCATTGCGCGCGCACAGCGCGATCCGCCTGACGACATCATCGAGCAGATGCGCAATGAGGCCCAGTTCCTCAACGACCGCGCGGTCGATCAGCGCGGCGTCGCCGACGCCGCGGAGCCGCTCTTTGCGAGCCTCGACGACAAGCAGAAACAGATCTTCATCAACGAAATGGTCCGCCTCAGCCACGAACGCGGGCTCGACTAA
- a CDS encoding ABC transporter substrate-binding protein, which produces MSRKKLSRREFVAATALSSAALITAPYVRGAYAAGKLSMGFWDHWVPGANSASTELVNEWAAKEKVEVQIDYITSQGNKNIVTIAAEAQAKSGHDIFQMPTWWPQANAELLEPVNDIMDPLIKLNGDVNGTVKYLGQADGKWLGVPASVGSQIKGPCSRIDLMKKYANIDVQEMYPAGSPPKADNWTLDTFLKAAEACHKAGFPFGIGLGETSDNVDTAGAIFNSFGAQLVDAKGNLTVKTDAVRQSLEFYKKLLAFLPPDVSAWDDASNNKWLVAGKGAMIMNPPSAWAVAKRDAPQVAEQCWTHGFPAGPKGRFAPYLPFFWSIWSFSKNKEAAKSLLSHLSQPASIEKMVVASGGYDLPAYEKLTTLKIWEEVGPPKGTLYHYPNPFKHQTLSMAASPAPPKVAQQIYFQATLTKMCLRYYQGESMEKTLAWAEGECEGFMRS; this is translated from the coding sequence ATGTCACGGAAGAAGCTTTCGCGCCGAGAATTCGTTGCAGCGACAGCGCTGTCATCGGCGGCGCTCATTACAGCCCCCTACGTGCGTGGCGCCTACGCAGCCGGCAAGCTATCGATGGGCTTCTGGGATCACTGGGTGCCGGGCGCGAACAGCGCCTCCACCGAGCTCGTCAATGAATGGGCCGCCAAGGAAAAGGTCGAGGTCCAGATCGACTACATCACCAGCCAGGGCAACAAGAACATCGTCACCATCGCCGCCGAGGCGCAGGCGAAATCCGGTCACGATATCTTCCAGATGCCGACCTGGTGGCCACAGGCCAATGCCGAGCTGCTCGAGCCGGTCAACGACATCATGGACCCGCTCATCAAGCTGAACGGCGACGTCAACGGCACGGTGAAATATCTCGGCCAGGCCGACGGCAAATGGCTCGGTGTTCCCGCCAGCGTCGGCAGCCAGATCAAGGGCCCCTGCTCGCGCATCGACCTGATGAAGAAGTATGCCAATATCGACGTGCAGGAGATGTATCCGGCCGGAAGCCCGCCGAAGGCGGACAACTGGACCCTCGATACGTTCCTCAAGGCGGCCGAGGCCTGCCACAAGGCCGGCTTCCCGTTCGGCATCGGTCTCGGCGAAACCAGCGACAATGTCGACACCGCCGGCGCGATCTTCAACTCGTTCGGCGCGCAGCTGGTCGACGCCAAGGGCAACCTCACCGTCAAGACCGACGCGGTGCGCCAATCGCTCGAGTTCTACAAGAAGCTGCTCGCCTTCCTGCCGCCCGACGTCTCCGCATGGGACGATGCCTCGAACAACAAATGGCTGGTCGCCGGCAAGGGCGCGATGATCATGAACCCGCCGAGCGCATGGGCGGTCGCCAAGCGCGATGCCCCGCAGGTCGCGGAGCAATGCTGGACCCACGGCTTCCCGGCCGGACCCAAGGGACGCTTCGCGCCCTATCTGCCGTTCTTCTGGTCGATCTGGTCGTTCTCGAAGAACAAGGAAGCAGCCAAGAGCCTGCTGTCCCATCTGTCGCAACCGGCATCGATCGAGAAGATGGTGGTCGCGAGCGGCGGCTACGACCTGCCGGCCTACGAAAAGCTCACGACGTTGAAGATCTGGGAAGAGGTAGGGCCGCCCAAGGGCACGCTCTACCACTACCCGAACCCCTTCAAACACCAGACGCTGTCGATGGCGGCCTCGCCTGCGCCGCCCAAGGTCGCGCAGCAGATCTACTTCCAGGCCACCCTGACCAAGATGTGCCTGCGCTACTACCAGGGTGAAAGCATGGAAAAGACGCTCGCCTGGGCCGAGGGCGAGTGTGAAGGCTTCATGCGAAGCTGA
- a CDS encoding carbohydrate ABC transporter permease, with product MVDVAFQSNRTAAAQAGRRRTGLRNALRRKSMAAFLMTLPLILLIAILVLYPAIYSLHLATLNKAMTKFVGLGNFEFLFKRETFWLVVKQSCIFAISAVVFKALIGFIVAHFVHNVPANKQRKWRGMLLVPWVIPPAMSTLAWLWLFDPSYSAFNYTLSFFGIGPIPWTGDAMWARFSVILVNVWYGAPFFMIMYLAALKSVPEQLYEAAAIDGANWWQRIWYVTLPMMRNIIAITTLFSLIVTFANFDIVRILTAGGPLDHTHIFATWAFRVGIEGSDIPLGASVSLFMVPILAVAAIFILRDITKRGNES from the coding sequence ATGGTTGACGTCGCATTCCAATCCAACCGCACAGCCGCAGCCCAGGCAGGGCGACGGCGCACCGGTCTGCGCAACGCGCTTCGGCGCAAGTCGATGGCCGCGTTCCTGATGACGCTGCCGCTGATCCTTCTGATCGCGATTCTCGTACTCTACCCGGCCATCTACTCGCTGCATCTGGCGACGCTGAACAAGGCGATGACCAAGTTCGTCGGTCTTGGCAACTTCGAGTTCCTGTTCAAGCGCGAGACCTTCTGGCTGGTGGTCAAGCAGTCCTGCATTTTCGCGATCTCCGCGGTGGTGTTCAAAGCGCTGATCGGCTTCATCGTCGCGCATTTCGTGCACAACGTGCCGGCCAACAAGCAGCGCAAATGGCGCGGCATGCTGCTGGTGCCATGGGTGATCCCGCCGGCCATGAGCACGCTGGCCTGGCTGTGGCTGTTCGATCCGTCCTACAGCGCCTTCAATTACACGCTTTCCTTCTTCGGCATCGGGCCGATCCCGTGGACCGGCGACGCCATGTGGGCGCGCTTCTCGGTGATCCTGGTCAACGTCTGGTACGGCGCGCCGTTCTTCATGATCATGTATCTGGCGGCGTTGAAATCGGTGCCCGAGCAACTCTATGAGGCGGCCGCGATCGACGGCGCCAATTGGTGGCAGCGCATCTGGTACGTGACCTTGCCGATGATGCGCAACATCATTGCGATCACGACGTTGTTCTCGCTGATCGTGACCTTCGCCAATTTCGACATCGTGCGCATCCTGACCGCCGGCGGGCCGCTCGACCACACCCACATCTTTGCGACCTGGGCGTTCCGCGTCGGCATCGAGGGCAGTGACATTCCGCTCGGCGCCAGCGTCTCGCTGTTCATGGTGCCGATCCTCGCGGTCGCGGCGATCTTCATCCTGCGCGACATCACCAAACGCGGGAACGAATCCTGA
- a CDS encoding carbohydrate ABC transporter permease, producing the protein MSTVTIDKSGPTRKVKYGSMSRDRTWALRWSYFFLTLFAIFSLVPPLYMLITSLKSSAEISAATNPWWVYHPTLSNYAELLTSNQFLRFFWNSAWVSIIVVTITMLISVPAAFALARMKFWGSATLATGVFLTYLIPDSLLFIPLFKMFAVIGDWTGVQLINRWYVLLFIYPTLTVPFCTWIMIGYFASIPKELDEAAIIDGASWFQTLTRIFIPVALPGLIAATIFAFTVSWAQFLYPLVFTTSTDQLVLPVGIITTLIKGDVFNWGQIMTGALLGAAPPLIIYAFLMDYYIAGLTAGATKG; encoded by the coding sequence ATGAGCACGGTGACGATCGACAAGTCCGGACCGACCCGCAAGGTCAAATACGGCAGCATGAGCCGCGATCGGACCTGGGCGCTGCGCTGGTCCTATTTCTTTCTCACGCTGTTTGCGATCTTCTCGCTGGTGCCGCCGCTCTACATGCTGATCACCTCGCTGAAGAGCAGTGCGGAGATTTCCGCGGCGACCAACCCGTGGTGGGTATATCATCCGACGCTCTCCAACTACGCTGAGTTGCTGACCTCGAACCAGTTCCTCCGCTTCTTCTGGAATTCGGCGTGGGTCTCGATCATCGTGGTCACCATCACGATGCTGATCAGCGTGCCGGCGGCATTCGCCCTGGCGCGAATGAAATTCTGGGGCTCGGCGACGCTCGCGACCGGGGTGTTCCTGACCTATCTCATTCCGGACAGCCTGCTGTTCATCCCGCTGTTCAAGATGTTCGCGGTGATCGGCGACTGGACCGGCGTTCAGCTCATCAATCGCTGGTACGTCCTGCTTTTCATCTATCCGACGCTGACGGTGCCGTTCTGCACCTGGATCATGATCGGCTATTTCGCCTCGATCCCGAAGGAGCTCGACGAGGCCGCGATCATCGACGGCGCGAGCTGGTTCCAGACGTTGACGCGGATCTTCATCCCGGTCGCCCTGCCCGGCCTGATCGCGGCGACGATCTTTGCCTTCACCGTGTCCTGGGCCCAATTCCTCTATCCGCTGGTGTTCACGACCTCGACCGATCAGCTGGTGCTGCCGGTCGGCATCATCACGACCCTGATCAAGGGCGACGTCTTCAACTGGGGGCAGATCATGACCGGCGCCCTGCTCGGCGCCGCGCCGCCGCTGATCATCTACGCCTTCCTGATGGACTACTACATTGCCGGCCTGACCGCCGGTGCGACAAAGGGTTGA